One Sphingomonas sp. FARSPH DNA segment encodes these proteins:
- the rplR gene encoding 50S ribosomal protein L18: MTKGLSLFEKRRRRNRTTLKARAGGRPRLSVHRSGKHIYAQVIDDEAGKTVAAASTLEKGVRDKSGANVAAATEVGKRVAEAAKAAGVTQVVFDRGGFLFHGRVKALAEAAREAGLEF, from the coding sequence ATGACCAAGGGTCTCTCTCTGTTCGAGAAGCGCCGCCGGCGCAATCGTACCACGCTGAAGGCGCGTGCCGGCGGTCGTCCGCGGCTGTCCGTGCATCGTTCGGGCAAGCACATCTATGCCCAAGTGATCGACGACGAGGCGGGCAAGACCGTCGCGGCCGCGTCGACTCTGGAAAAGGGCGTGCGCGACAAGTCGGGCGCCAACGTCGCTGCGGCGACCGAGGTCGGCAAGCGGGTCGCGGAAGCGGCGAAGGCAGCCGGTGTCACCCAGGTCGTGTTCGACCGTGGTGGCTTCCTGTTCCACGGCCGCGTCAAGGCGCTCGCCGAAGCGGCTCGCGAAGCCGGACTGGAGTTCTAA
- the rplF gene encoding 50S ribosomal protein L6 has translation MSRIGKKAVPVPAGVTATIADKVLSVKGPKGTLSMPLADEIAYDVQADAIGVTPANDTKRARAFWGMQRTLVQNLVTGVTTGFSKKLVITGVGYRAAAQGKTLKLQLGYSHDVNIDVPEGIEVKTPDATTVEISGSDKQKVGQLAAEIRRWRKPEPYKGKGIKYDGEFIFRKEGKKK, from the coding sequence ATGAGCCGCATCGGTAAGAAGGCGGTCCCGGTTCCGGCCGGCGTCACCGCGACCATCGCCGACAAGGTGCTGAGCGTGAAGGGTCCCAAGGGCACCCTGTCGATGCCGCTCGCCGACGAGATCGCCTATGACGTCCAGGCGGACGCCATCGGCGTGACCCCCGCGAACGACACCAAGCGCGCCCGCGCCTTCTGGGGCATGCAGCGCACGCTGGTGCAGAACCTGGTCACCGGCGTGACGACGGGCTTCTCGAAGAAGCTGGTCATCACCGGCGTCGGCTATCGCGCCGCGGCGCAGGGCAAGACCCTGAAGCTGCAGCTCGGCTATAGCCACGACGTCAACATCGACGTGCCGGAAGGCATCGAGGTGAAGACGCCGGACGCCACCACCGTCGAGATCAGCGGTTCGGACAAGCAGAAGGTCGGCCAGCTGGCCGCCGAGATCCGCCGCTGGCGCAAGCCCGAGCCGTACAAGGGCAAGGGCATCAAGTACGACGGCGAGTTCATCTTCCGCAAGGAAGGGAAGAAGAAGTAA
- the rpsH gene encoding 30S ribosomal protein S8, with translation MAVTDPLGDLLTRIRNGQRARKDSVLTPASKLRARVLDVLQREGYIRGYSEEQMGPAAGIRVELKYFEGQPAIKHLARVSKPGRRIYSGAQDLPRVRNGLGITIVSTPRGVLSDAEAREQNVGGEVLAEVF, from the coding sequence ATGGCAGTGACCGATCCCCTGGGTGACCTGCTCACCCGCATCCGCAACGGCCAGCGCGCGCGCAAGGACTCCGTCCTGACGCCGGCGTCGAAGCTGCGCGCCCGCGTGCTCGACGTTCTCCAGCGCGAAGGCTATATCCGTGGCTACAGCGAAGAGCAGATGGGCCCCGCGGCCGGCATCCGCGTCGAGCTGAAGTATTTCGAAGGCCAGCCGGCGATCAAGCATCTCGCTCGCGTGTCGAAGCCGGGCCGCCGCATCTATTCGGGTGCGCAGGACCTGCCGCGCGTGCGCAACGGCCTGGGCATCACCATCGTGTCGACGCCCCGCGGCGTGCTCTCCGACGCCGAGGCGCGCGAGCAGAACGTCGGCGGCGAAGTCCTGGCGGAGGTGTTCTGA
- the rpsN gene encoding 30S ribosomal protein S14 — protein MAKLSSINKNERRKKLVKQYAGKFAKLKAQANDESLDESERLIARLKMAELPRNANPTRIRNRCEITGRPRAYYRKFRLARVMLRDLANKGMIPGLTKSSW, from the coding sequence ATGGCGAAACTGAGTTCGATCAACAAGAACGAGCGTCGCAAGAAGCTGGTGAAGCAATATGCCGGCAAGTTTGCGAAGCTGAAGGCCCAGGCTAACGATGAGAGTCTGGACGAGAGCGAGCGTCTGATCGCCCGCCTCAAGATGGCGGAGCTGCCGCGAAACGCGAACCCGACCCGGATCCGCAACCGTTGCGAGATCACCGGCCGCCCGCGCGCTTACTACCGCAAGTTCCGCCTCGCGCGCGTCATGCTGCGTGATCTTGCCAACAAGGGCATGATCCCCGGCCTCACGAAGTCGAGCTGGTAA
- the rplE gene encoding 50S ribosomal protein L5 — protein sequence MADAYKPRMKAIYEDRIIKAMTEKFGYQNVNEIPRIEKIVLNMGVGEATQDKKRVDQAASEMELIAGQKPVITKAKKSIAQFKLREGMPIGVKVTLRRERMYEFLDRFITIALPRVRDFRGLNPKSFDGRGNYACGIKEQIIFPEISYDRVDKVRGMDVIVTTSAKTDDEARELLRLFGFPFPQPEVAEEKKAA from the coding sequence ATGGCTGATGCCTACAAGCCCCGCATGAAGGCGATCTACGAGGATCGCATCATCAAGGCGATGACCGAGAAGTTCGGTTACCAGAACGTGAACGAGATCCCCCGGATCGAGAAGATCGTGCTCAACATGGGCGTCGGCGAGGCGACCCAGGACAAGAAGCGCGTCGATCAGGCGGCGTCCGAGATGGAGCTGATCGCCGGTCAGAAGCCGGTCATCACCAAGGCGAAGAAGTCGATCGCGCAGTTCAAGCTGCGCGAGGGCATGCCGATCGGCGTGAAGGTCACCCTTCGCCGCGAGCGCATGTACGAGTTCCTCGATCGCTTCATCACGATCGCGCTGCCGCGCGTTCGCGACTTTCGTGGTCTGAACCCCAAGTCTTTCGACGGTCGCGGCAACTATGCCTGCGGCATCAAGGAACAGATCATTTTCCCCGAGATCAGCTATGACCGCGTCGACAAGGTGCGCGGCATGGACGTGATCGTCACCACCTCGGCGAAGACCGACGACGAAGCGCGCGAGCTGCTGCGTCTGTTCGGCTTCCCGTTCCCGCAGCCCGAAGTCGCCGAAGAGAAGAAGGCGGCGTAA
- the rplX gene encoding 50S ribosomal protein L24, with product MAAAKIKKGDQVIVLSGKDKGKTGTVTQAMPKDGKVVVGGVNVATRHRKPTQANPQGGLEKIEAPLHISKVAHVTADGKPTRVRFETQDGKKVRVAVKTGEKIDG from the coding sequence ATGGCCGCCGCGAAGATCAAGAAGGGTGACCAAGTCATCGTCCTGTCCGGCAAGGACAAGGGCAAGACCGGCACGGTCACGCAGGCGATGCCGAAGGATGGCAAGGTCGTGGTCGGCGGCGTCAACGTCGCGACCCGGCACCGCAAGCCGACCCAGGCGAACCCGCAGGGCGGTCTCGAGAAGATCGAGGCGCCGCTGCACATCTCGAAGGTCGCGCACGTGACCGCCGACGGCAAGCCGACCCGCGTCCGTTTCGAGACGCAGGATGGCAAGAAGGTCCGCGTGGCCGTCAAGACCGGGGAGAAGATCGATGGCTGA
- the rplN gene encoding 50S ribosomal protein L14: MIQMQSNLDVADNSGAKRVQCIKVLGGSKRRTASVGDIIVVSIKEAQPRGKVKKGDVHRAVIVRTAKDIHRADGSTIRFDGNAAVLVNKNEEPIGTRIFGPVVRELRGKKHMKIISLAPEVL, from the coding sequence ATGATCCAGATGCAGTCCAATCTCGACGTCGCTGACAACAGCGGCGCGAAGCGGGTGCAGTGCATCAAGGTGCTGGGCGGCTCGAAGCGTCGCACGGCATCGGTCGGCGACATCATCGTCGTCAGCATCAAGGAAGCGCAGCCCCGCGGCAAGGTGAAGAAGGGTGACGTGCATCGCGCCGTCATCGTCCGCACCGCCAAGGACATCCACCGTGCCGATGGTTCGACCATCCGCTTCGACGGCAACGCCGCCGTCCTGGTCAACAAGAACGAGGAGCCGATCGGCACCCGTATCTTCGGCCCGGTCGTGCGCGAGCTTCGTGGCAAGAAGCACATGAAGATCATCTCTCTTGCGCCCGAGGTGCTGTAA
- the rpsQ gene encoding 30S ribosomal protein S17, giving the protein MPKRVLTGLIVSDKGDKTVVVNVERKVKHPLYGKIIRRSKKYHAHDEANEYKAGETVRIEETAPISKLKTWKVVDRVNTHATPERVDVDA; this is encoded by the coding sequence ATGCCGAAGCGCGTGCTGACCGGACTGATCGTGTCCGACAAGGGCGACAAGACGGTGGTCGTGAACGTGGAGCGCAAGGTCAAGCACCCGCTCTACGGCAAGATCATCCGCCGCTCGAAGAAGTACCACGCCCATGACGAGGCGAACGAATACAAGGCCGGTGAGACCGTGCGCATCGAAGAGACTGCGCCGATCTCCAAGCTGAAGACCTGGAAGGTCGTCGATCGGGTGAACACCCACGCGACGCCCGAGCGGGTAGACGTCGACGCATAA
- the rpmC gene encoding 50S ribosomal protein L29, with protein MAKTDFNGQSDDQLVESLGNLKREQFNLRFQAATNQLEKPSRVKEVRRDIARIKTLQAQRTSAAAAK; from the coding sequence ATGGCCAAGACCGATTTCAACGGCCAGAGCGACGACCAGCTCGTCGAGAGCCTGGGCAACCTGAAGCGCGAGCAGTTCAACCTGCGCTTCCAGGCGGCGACGAATCAGCTCGAGAAGCCGAGCCGCGTCAAGGAAGTCCGTCGCGACATCGCGCGGATCAAGACCCTGCAGGCGCAGCGCACCAGCGCTGCGGCTGCCAAGTAA
- the rplP gene encoding 50S ribosomal protein L16: MLQPKRTKFRKAFKGRIHGDAKGGTSLNFGSYGLKAMEPERITARQIEAARRAITRHMKRQGRLWIRVFPDVPVSSKPAEVRMGSGKGSPEFWAARVKPGRILFELDGVDGKLAAEAFERAAMKLPIKTKVVARLGDTSHLGGE; this comes from the coding sequence ATGCTGCAACCGAAGCGCACCAAATTCCGCAAGGCCTTCAAGGGCCGCATCCACGGCGATGCCAAGGGCGGCACGTCGCTCAACTTCGGCTCGTACGGGCTGAAGGCGATGGAGCCGGAGCGGATCACCGCCCGCCAGATCGAGGCGGCCCGCCGCGCGATCACGCGTCACATGAAGCGCCAGGGGCGTTTGTGGATCCGCGTGTTCCCGGACGTGCCGGTTTCGTCGAAGCCTGCCGAAGTCCGCATGGGCTCGGGCAAGGGCTCGCCGGAATTCTGGGCCGCCCGGGTCAAGCCCGGCCGGATCCTGTTCGAGCTGGACGGTGTCGACGGCAAGCTCGCCGCCGAAGCGTTCGAGCGCGCCGCGATGAAGCTCCCCATCAAGACCAAGGTCGTTGCCCGCCTGGGCGACACCTCGCACCTCGGAGGCGAGTAA
- the rpsC gene encoding 30S ribosomal protein S3, translated as MGQKSNPIGLRLQINRTWDSRWFAEGHDYGRLLLEDLKIRQYIMKTLPQAAISKVVIERPAKLCRISIFAARPGVIIGKKGSDIEKLRKTLGGMTSSDVSLNIVEIRKPEVDARLVAQSIADQLERRIAFRRAMKRAVQSALRLGAEGIRVACGGRLGGAEIARSESYREGRVPLHTLRANIDYAEAEAHTSYGVCGVKVWVFKGEILGHDPMATDRLMMEAQTSGVRPARDDRR; from the coding sequence ATGGGTCAGAAGAGCAACCCCATCGGTCTGCGCCTGCAGATCAACCGCACCTGGGACAGCCGCTGGTTCGCGGAAGGCCATGATTATGGCCGTCTGCTGCTGGAGGATCTCAAGATCCGCCAGTACATCATGAAGACCCTGCCGCAGGCGGCGATCTCCAAGGTCGTCATCGAGCGTCCGGCCAAGCTGTGCCGCATCTCGATCTTCGCCGCGCGTCCGGGTGTCATCATCGGCAAGAAGGGCTCGGACATCGAGAAGCTGCGCAAGACGCTGGGCGGCATGACCTCGTCCGACGTCTCGCTCAACATCGTCGAGATCCGCAAGCCGGAAGTCGATGCACGTCTCGTCGCGCAGTCGATCGCCGACCAGCTGGAGCGCCGTATCGCGTTCCGCCGTGCGATGAAGCGTGCGGTGCAGTCCGCGCTGCGTCTGGGTGCCGAGGGCATCCGCGTCGCCTGCGGCGGTCGTCTGGGCGGTGCGGAAATCGCGCGCTCGGAAAGCTACCGCGAGGGCCGCGTGCCGCTGCACACGCTGCGCGCGAACATCGATTATGCCGAGGCCGAAGCGCACACGTCGTATGGCGTCTGCGGCGTCAAGGTCTGGGTGTTCAAGGGCGAGATCCTGGGTCACGACCCGATGGCGACCGACCGGCTGATGATGGAGGCTCAGACCTCCGGCGTCCGCCCGGCGCGCGACGACCGCCGCTAA
- the rplV gene encoding 50S ribosomal protein L22, with product MSKPQSPRKVDDKSALSVGTQIRGSAQKLNLVAGLIRGKKAGDALNILAFSKKAMAVDARKVLASAIANAENNHNLDVDALVVAEASVGKSITMKRFATRGRGKSTRILKPFSRLRIVVREQEEA from the coding sequence ATGAGCAAGCCTCAGTCCCCCCGCAAGGTCGACGACAAGTCGGCCCTGTCCGTCGGCACCCAGATCCGCGGGTCGGCGCAGAAGCTGAACCTGGTCGCGGGTCTGATCCGTGGCAAGAAGGCCGGCGACGCGCTCAACATCCTCGCCTTCTCGAAGAAGGCGATGGCGGTCGACGCCCGCAAGGTGCTGGCCAGCGCGATCGCCAATGCCGAGAACAACCACAACCTCGACGTCGACGCGCTCGTCGTCGCCGAGGCGTCGGTCGGCAAGTCGATCACGATGAAGCGGTTCGCCACGCGTGGCCGCGGCAAGTCGACGCGCATCCTGAAGCCGTTCAGCCGTCTGCGCATCGTCGTGCGCGAGCAGGAAGAAGCATAA
- the rpsS gene encoding 30S ribosomal protein S19, producing the protein MARSVWKGPFVELSLLKKAETAQDAGGRAPIKTWSRRSTILPQFVGLTFNVYNGRKFVPVTVNEEMVGMKLGEFAPTRYFPGHAADKKGKR; encoded by the coding sequence ATGGCTCGTTCTGTTTGGAAGGGCCCGTTCGTCGAACTGAGCCTGCTGAAGAAGGCGGAGACGGCACAGGATGCCGGTGGCCGCGCCCCGATCAAGACCTGGTCGCGTCGCTCCACCATCCTGCCGCAGTTCGTCGGCCTGACGTTCAACGTGTACAACGGCCGCAAGTTCGTGCCCGTCACCGTCAATGAAGAGATGGTCGGCATGAAGCTCGGCGAGTTCGCGCCGACCCGGTATTTCCCGGGCCACGCGGCTGACAAGAAGGGCAAGCGCTGA
- the rplB gene encoding 50S ribosomal protein L2 codes for MALKHYNPTSPARRGLILVDKSALYKGKPVKALTEGKRKSGGRNNKGHVTSRGIAGGHKQKYRYVDFKRRKWDVEATVERLEYDPNRTAFIALVKYADEELAYILAPQRLAPGDKIVAGKKTDVKPGNAMELGQMPVGTIVHNVEMKPGKGGQIARSAGTYVQVVGRDRGMVIVRLNSGEQRYIHGDCMATVGAVSNPDNQNQNLGKAGRSRWMGKRPLTRGVAKNPVDHPHGGGEGRTSGGRHPVTPWGKPTKGARTRHNKATDKMIIRSRHAKKKG; via the coding sequence ATGGCACTCAAGCATTATAACCCGACGAGCCCGGCCCGCCGCGGCCTCATCCTCGTCGACAAGTCGGCGCTCTACAAGGGCAAGCCGGTCAAGGCGCTTACCGAAGGCAAGCGCAAGTCCGGTGGCCGCAACAACAAGGGTCACGTGACCAGCCGCGGCATCGCGGGCGGCCACAAGCAGAAGTACCGCTACGTCGACTTCAAGCGTCGCAAGTGGGACGTCGAGGCGACCGTCGAGCGGCTCGAATATGACCCGAACCGCACCGCGTTCATCGCGCTGGTCAAATATGCCGACGAAGAGCTGGCGTACATCCTGGCGCCGCAGCGTCTGGCGCCCGGCGACAAGATCGTCGCGGGCAAGAAGACCGACGTGAAGCCGGGCAACGCCATGGAACTGGGCCAGATGCCGGTCGGCACCATCGTCCACAACGTGGAGATGAAGCCGGGCAAGGGTGGTCAGATCGCGCGTTCGGCCGGCACCTATGTGCAGGTCGTGGGTCGCGACCGCGGCATGGTCATCGTCCGCCTGAACTCGGGCGAGCAGCGCTACATCCATGGCGACTGCATGGCGACGGTCGGTGCGGTGTCCAACCCGGACAACCAGAACCAGAACCTCGGCAAGGCCGGTCGCAGCCGCTGGATGGGCAAGCGCCCGCTGACCCGCGGTGTCGCGAAGAACCCGGTCGACCACCCGCACGGCGGTGGTGAAGGCCGGACCTCGGGCGGCCGTCATCCGGTTACCCCGTGGGGCAAGCCGACCAAGGGTGCGCGCACCCGTCACAACAAGGCGACGGACAAGATGATCATCCGCAGCCGCCACGCGAAGAAGAAGGGCTGA
- a CDS encoding 50S ribosomal protein L23 — translation MAKQQKAAIDNRHYDVIVAPHITEKATLLSEQNAVVFKVANDATKPQIKAAVEALFDVTVTGVNTIVQKGKTKRWKGAPYQRSDMKKAIVTLKDGQSIDVTTGI, via the coding sequence ATGGCTAAGCAGCAGAAGGCAGCGATCGACAACCGTCACTATGACGTGATCGTCGCGCCGCACATCACCGAGAAGGCGACCCTGCTCTCCGAGCAGAACGCCGTCGTGTTCAAGGTCGCGAACGATGCGACCAAGCCGCAGATCAAGGCTGCCGTCGAGGCTCTGTTCGACGTCACCGTGACGGGCGTCAACACGATCGTCCAGAAGGGCAAGACCAAGCGTTGGAAGGGTGCCCCCTACCAGCGGTCGGACATGAAGAAGGCGATCGTCACCCTCAAGGATGGCCAGTCCATCGACGTGACGACGGGGATCTAA
- the rplD gene encoding 50S ribosomal protein L4 — translation MKVAVKSFAGSAAADVELNDEVFGLDPRADVLHRVVTWQLEKRRATARGTRERADVARSGKKLGRQKGGGVARHGDRRAPVFIGGGKAHGARVRDFNPSLNKKIRALGLKMALSSHAKAGSLIVMDSLVVDGNKTKTLKGDLAKLGFGKTALVIDGDAVETSFALAAGNLREVNILPAMGANVYDILKADTLVLTRAAVEKLEARFALPGGAN, via the coding sequence GTGAAGGTCGCAGTCAAGTCCTTCGCCGGTTCCGCCGCGGCGGATGTCGAGCTCAACGACGAGGTCTTCGGCCTCGATCCGCGCGCCGACGTCCTGCACCGCGTCGTCACCTGGCAGCTGGAGAAGCGTCGCGCCACCGCGCGTGGCACCCGCGAGCGCGCCGACGTCGCACGTTCGGGCAAGAAGCTTGGTCGCCAGAAGGGCGGCGGTGTCGCCCGTCACGGCGATCGCCGCGCGCCCGTCTTCATCGGCGGTGGTAAGGCTCACGGTGCCCGCGTTCGCGACTTCAATCCGTCGCTGAACAAGAAGATCCGCGCGCTGGGTCTGAAGATGGCGCTGTCGAGCCACGCCAAGGCGGGTTCGCTGATCGTCATGGACAGCCTGGTCGTCGACGGCAACAAGACGAAGACGCTGAAGGGCGATCTGGCGAAGCTCGGCTTCGGCAAGACCGCGCTGGTCATCGACGGTGACGCGGTGGAAACGAGCTTCGCGCTCGCCGCCGGCAACCTCCGCGAGGTCAACATCCTCCCGGCGATGGGCGCCAACGTCTATGACATCCTGAAGGCTGACACGCTGGTGCTCACCCGCGCGGCGGTCGAGAAGCTGGAGGCGCGCTTCGCCCTCCCGGGAGGCGCCAACTAA
- the rplC gene encoding 50S ribosomal protein L3: MRTGVIAKKMGMTRLFQDDGRHVPVTVLQLEGLQVVARREMNTDGYTAVQLGAGVAKAKNVAKPQRGHFGKAEVEPKAVVAEFRVTEDNLLDVGAELSADHFVAGQFVDIQGRTQGKGFAGAMKRWNFGGLRATHGVSVSHRSHGSTGNRQDPGRVFKNKKMAGHMGDKNRTQQNLEIVGTDVERGLIFVKGSVPGSKGGWLFVKDAVKVARHADAPMPAGLKSAANNNVASAEPAPEATAGQEG, from the coding sequence ATGCGCACCGGCGTGATCGCGAAGAAGATGGGGATGACCCGCCTGTTCCAGGACGACGGTCGGCACGTGCCGGTCACCGTCCTGCAGCTCGAAGGCTTGCAGGTCGTCGCCCGCCGCGAGATGAATACCGACGGTTATACGGCCGTCCAGCTTGGCGCAGGCGTCGCCAAGGCCAAGAATGTCGCCAAGCCGCAGCGCGGCCACTTCGGCAAGGCCGAGGTGGAGCCCAAGGCGGTCGTCGCAGAGTTCCGCGTGACCGAGGACAACCTCCTCGACGTCGGCGCCGAGCTGTCGGCCGATCACTTCGTCGCTGGCCAGTTCGTCGACATCCAGGGTCGTACCCAGGGTAAGGGTTTCGCCGGCGCGATGAAGCGCTGGAACTTCGGCGGTCTGCGCGCGACGCACGGCGTCTCGGTCAGCCACCGTTCGCACGGTTCGACCGGTAACCGCCAGGACCCGGGTCGCGTCTTCAAGAACAAGAAGATGGCCGGCCACATGGGCGACAAGAACCGCACGCAGCAGAACCTCGAGATCGTCGGCACCGACGTCGAGCGTGGTCTGATCTTCGTCAAGGGTTCGGTCCCCGGTTCGAAGGGTGGCTGGCTGTTCGTCAAGGATGCCGTCAAGGTCGCCCGTCACGCCGATGCGCCGATGCCCGCCGGGCTGAAGAGCGCCGCCAACAACAATGTCGCTTCTGCCGAGCCCGCTCCGGAAGCCACCGCTGGCCAGGAGGGCTAA
- the rpsJ gene encoding 30S ribosomal protein S10, producing MDSNIRIRLKAFDHRVLDQATGDIADTARRTGALIRGPIPLPTRIEKFTVNRGPHIDKKSREQFEVRTYKRMLDIVQPTPQTVDALMKLDLAAGVDVEIKLA from the coding sequence ATGGACAGCAACATCCGCATTCGCCTCAAGGCGTTCGACCATCGCGTTCTCGACCAGGCGACCGGCGACATCGCCGACACCGCACGCCGCACCGGCGCGCTCATCCGCGGCCCGATTCCGCTGCCGACGCGCATCGAGAAGTTCACCGTCAACCGCGGCCCGCACATCGACAAGAAGTCGCGCGAGCAGTTCGAGGTGCGCACCTACAAGCGCATGCTCGACATCGTGCAGCCGACCCCGCAGACGGTCGACGCGCTGATGAAGCTCGACCTCGCCGCCGGCGTTGACGTCGAGATCAAGTTGGCCTAA
- the tuf gene encoding elongation factor Tu has protein sequence MAKAKFERNKPHLNIGTIGHVDHGKTSLTAAITKVLADQGLSEKVDFENIDKAPEERARGITISTAHVEYETANRHYAHVDCPGHADYVKNMITGAAQMDGAILVVSSTDGPMPQTREHILLARQVGVPAMVVFMNKVDLVDDEEILELVELEIRELLSSYEFPGDDIPVIKGSATCALSGSNEKLGKDAVLELMQAVDDYIPQPERPLDKPFMMPIEDVFSISGRGTVVTGRVETGIVKVGEEVEIVGIHPTVRKTTVTGVEMFRKLLDQGQAGDNVGALIRGVARDEVERGQVLCKPGSIKPHTDFKSEVYVLSKEEGGRHTPFFANYRPQFYFRTTDVTGTVELPEGTEMVMPGDNIALGIKLIAPIAMDVGQRFTIREGGRTVGAGVVSAIEK, from the coding sequence ATGGCTAAGGCAAAATTCGAGCGGAACAAGCCGCACCTGAACATCGGCACCATCGGTCACGTCGACCATGGCAAGACCTCGCTGACGGCGGCGATCACCAAGGTTCTGGCCGACCAGGGCCTGTCCGAGAAGGTCGACTTCGAGAACATCGACAAGGCGCCGGAAGAGCGCGCGCGCGGCATCACCATCTCGACGGCGCACGTCGAGTATGAGACCGCCAACCGCCACTATGCGCACGTCGACTGCCCGGGTCACGCCGACTACGTCAAGAACATGATCACCGGTGCGGCGCAGATGGACGGCGCGATCCTGGTCGTGTCCTCGACCGACGGCCCGATGCCGCAGACCCGCGAGCACATCCTGCTCGCGCGCCAGGTCGGCGTGCCGGCGATGGTCGTGTTCATGAACAAGGTCGACCTCGTCGACGACGAGGAAATCCTCGAGCTGGTCGAGCTGGAAATCCGCGAGCTGCTGAGCTCGTACGAATTCCCGGGCGACGACATCCCCGTCATCAAGGGTTCGGCCACCTGTGCGCTCTCGGGTTCGAACGAGAAGCTGGGCAAGGACGCCGTCCTCGAGCTGATGCAGGCCGTCGACGACTACATCCCGCAGCCCGAGCGTCCGCTCGACAAGCCGTTCATGATGCCGATCGAAGACGTGTTCTCGATCTCGGGTCGCGGCACCGTCGTGACCGGCCGCGTCGAGACCGGCATCGTCAAGGTTGGTGAGGAAGTCGAGATCGTCGGCATCCACCCGACCGTCCGCAAGACCACCGTCACCGGCGTCGAAATGTTCCGCAAGCTGCTCGACCAGGGCCAGGCCGGCGACAACGTCGGTGCGCTGATCCGCGGCGTCGCGCGCGACGAAGTCGAGCGTGGCCAGGTGCTCTGCAAGCCGGGTTCGATCAAGCCGCACACCGACTTCAAGTCGGAAGTGTACGTGCTGTCGAAGGAAGAAGGCGGCCGTCACACGCCGTTCTTCGCCAACTATCGTCCGCAGTTCTACTTCCGCACGACGGACGTGACCGGCACTGTCGAGCTGCCCGAGGGCACCGAGATGGTCATGCCCGGCGACAACATCGCGCTCGGCATCAAGCTGATCGCGCCGATCGCCATGGACGTCGGCCAGCGCTTCACCATCCGTGAGGGCGGTCGTACCGTCGGCGCGGGCGTCGTGAGCGCGATCGAAAAGTAA